One genomic segment of Panicum virgatum strain AP13 chromosome 2N, P.virgatum_v5, whole genome shotgun sequence includes these proteins:
- the LOC120662968 gene encoding WEB family protein At2g38370-like, with the protein MGCCGGSGGGTRSTRFPDGVPWRIWRRKPIHSLSFAAAVVSHRSGLALGLQVGDAQWLSTLPACRRRGPTPYVRSPPTRPQPPRLARRWVGSHQKSWTPGTVSDVRGGGARDVDRARDRERPHAVGLLQRGDGLEGEIEGLPVVLRGLQKRESRGLGIRCRRRRREPSEELDTRYSYGVMGRGSLAPAEAARLAASSRSASSWASRVAVFSNDFKVLNVTRHLVILLTAHVCLLPLASIPLALSPSPSSPGKTPQNPKRRETSSALLHARVPLPMDGELEAQDLAPPTAAGGLEGRVEVDTSAPFKSVREAVDHFGGSAAWSSHLIRRMFAPPKKQERTEELTNLEEQTLQLEKELSIKERETLDVLKELESTKKVIADLKLKVQNQKACTFSISEETDQVAAPTEEGPAEKKSENVEPEVRTPSQDAQLQQAPGSSVLKALEQAKANLSRTTSDLAAIRATIESLQNDIAKEKVLVERSREKVRTNTTLISSLEDELDQTTQKLQTLRDLQRRRQDPSDIFIEIKKMTSELEQLRNTANASKSEAVNLAAEIEQMRASIGTAEVRCLAAKKIEEASRAAEALALAEIKILLSNEASSAEGLHGADRVDLSLEEYSELTDKAQEAEELSGKKIEAATVQVDEANQSESISLRKLEETQLQVGECKKALQEAQKRVDAANRGKIAVEEALHRCRSATGHKRRSFHDHPKFKHAAPRCKVSHSLDIMEEYSEPTLSIGQILSMKLMGPDGYDKSVWDNTSETSNVSLGQILNRRRAVVYSSDAAAHKKFSGKRKKFAFTGLSVLLARQAKSKKKKESH; encoded by the exons ATGGGGTGCTGTGGAGGATCTGGAGGAGGAACCCGATCCACTCGCTTTCCGGATGGGGTGCCGTGGAGGATCTGGAGGAGGAAGCCGATCCACTCACTTTCCTTCGCTGCTGCTGTTGTGTCGCACCGATCTGGGCTGGCGCTCGGCCTTCAAGTGGGGGACGCGCAATGGCTCTCGACCCTGccggcgtgccgccgccggggcccgaCGCCGTATGTTCGCTCCCCTCCGAcgcggccgcagccgccgcgcttGGCACGGCGATGGGTAGGGAGCCACCAGAAGAGCTGGACACCAGGTACGGTGTCCGACgtgagaggcggcggcgcccgcgacgTGGACCGCGCGCGCGACAGGGAGCGACCACACGCCGTGGGACTCCTGCAGCGGGGCGATGGTCTTGAGGGCGAGATCGAGGGCCTTCCAGTGGTGCTCCGCGGCCTCCAGAAACGCGAGTCCCGCGGGCTTGGCatccgttgccgccgccgccgcagggagcCATCGGAGGAGCTGGACACCAGGTACTCGTATGGGGTCATGGGCCGCGGTTCGctggcgccggcggaggcggcgcggcttgCGGCCTCCTCCCGCTCTGCCTCATCGTGGGCCTCGCGGGTGGCAGTTTTCTCCAACGATTTCAAAG taTTAAATGTCACAAGACACCTCGTCATCTTGCTTACC GCTCATGTTTGCTTGCTTCCACTGGCTTCGATTCCTTtggctctctctccctctccgtcGTCACCCGGCAAAACCCCACAGAACCCAAAAAGACGAGAAACATCATCAGCTTTACTCCACGCACGAGTCCCACTCCCCAtggacggcgagctcgaggcgCAAGACCTAgctccgcccaccgccgccggcggcctagAGGGCAGGGTGGAGGTCGACACCTCTGCGCCCTTCAAGTCCGTGCGCGAGGCCGTCGACCACTTCGGCGGCAGCGCCGCCTGGAGCTCCCACCTCATCAGACGCATGTTCGCGCCCCCAAAG AAACAGGAGCGAACCGAGGAATTGACCAATCTGGAAGAGCAGACCCTGCAGCTAGAGAAGGAGCTCAGCATCAAAGAAAGGGAGACGCTTGATGTGCTGAAAGAGTTGGAGTCCACCAAGAAGGTGATTGCAGATTTGAAGCTAAAGGTGCAAAACCAGAAAGCTTGTACATTTTCCATCTCTGAGGAGACGGACCAAGTTGCGGCACCCACTGAAGAAGGACCTGCTGAAAAGAAGTCTGAAAATGTTGAACCTGAAGTGCGTACGCCTAGCCAAGATGCACAGCTGCAGCAGGCTCCTGGTTCTTCAGTGCTCAAGGCGCTTGAGCAGGCCAAAGCTAACTTAAGCAGGACCACAAGTGATTTAGCAGCTATAAGGGCCACCATTGAGTCGTTACAGAATGACATCGCAAAAGAGAAAGTCTTGGTGGAGAGAAGCCGGGAGAAGGTGCGCACCAATACCACATTGATTTCGTCACTTGAGGATGAACTGGACCAGACCACACAGAAGTTGCAGACTCTGAGGGACCTGCAGAGGAGGCGTCAAGATCCATCAGACATCTTCATCGAGATCAAGAAGATGACGTCTGAGCTAGAGCAGCTCAGGAACACGGCAAATGCATCGAAATCTGAAGCTGTTAACTTGGCTGCTGAAATTGAGCAAATGAGAGCTAGCATTGGCACTGCTGAGGTGAGATGTCTTGCAGCCAAAAAGATAGAAGAGGCGTCGAGAGCAGCAGAAGCTCTTGCACTTGCTGAGATCAAGATCCTACTAAGCAATGAAGCTTCATCAGCTGAGGGTCTCCACGGCGCAGATAGAGTGGACCTTTCATTGGAAGAGTACTCTGAGCTTACTGACAAAGCTCAAGAGGCTGAGGAATTGTCAGGAAAGAAAATTGAAGCTGCAACGGTGCAGGTTGATGAAGCCAACCAGTCAGAATCTATCTCCCTTAGGAAGCTGGAAGAAACTCAATTACAAGTTGGCGAATGTAAGAAGGCGCTACAGGAGGCCCAGAAGAGGGTGGATGCTGCCAACCGGGGCAAGATTGCAGTAGAAGAGGCTCTTCATAGATGTCGATCTGCAACTGGACATAAGAGACGTTCATTCCATGACCATCCCAAGTTCAAGCATGCAGCACCGCGTTGCAAAGTTTCTCATAGTTTGGATATCATGGAAGAGTACTCTGAGCCAACATTGTCGATTGGTCAGATATTGAGTATGAAGCTAATGGGGCCTGATGGGTATGACAAAAGTGTTTGGGACAATACGAGTGAAACTTCTAATGTGTCACTTGGGCAGATTCTGAACCGAAGGCGTGCCGTTGTGTATAGCAGTGATGCGGCTGCTCACAAGAAATTCTCAGGAAAAAGGAAGAAGTTTGCATTTACTGGACTCTCAGTTTTATTGGCAAGGCAAGCCAAGagcaagaagaaaaaggaatcTCATTAG